A part of Nocardioides plantarum genomic DNA contains:
- a CDS encoding GNAT family N-acetyltransferase, translating to MAEAREPHSVGSHSLGPHVVGQRVVVRRLVRGETGPTGGPALTDLLGVCETYAGGVIVVRPESGDAVAIPLADVVSGKPVPPRASVRDRVPARDAQVHGFALFPDLVTGAVGEWVLRDSATATARRAHSVLAFGPSGLADDVDRVVAHYERPIAAVLTGSPEDRRLTDLGWVPESTESDTLFQVAGVAQVARALRGRSAPGTTYDEHDDWVRVRVGEHATGYAGFHDDWVGLGGLVVAPTHRRRGLGLAVVDALVEWGAERGATTVFLQVLAANEPALALYAGLGFRTHHRYRYLVPPDVD from the coding sequence GTGGCCGAGGCACGGGAACCCCACTCTGTGGGCAGCCACTCGCTCGGCCCGCACGTCGTGGGTCAGCGGGTCGTCGTACGCCGCCTGGTCCGCGGGGAGACCGGGCCGACCGGCGGACCGGCCCTGACCGACCTGCTGGGCGTCTGCGAGACGTACGCCGGCGGGGTGATCGTCGTGCGTCCGGAGTCGGGTGACGCGGTGGCGATCCCGCTCGCCGACGTCGTGTCGGGCAAGCCGGTGCCGCCGCGAGCATCGGTGCGCGACCGGGTGCCGGCGCGTGACGCGCAGGTGCACGGCTTCGCCCTGTTCCCCGACCTCGTCACCGGCGCGGTGGGTGAGTGGGTGCTGCGCGACTCGGCGACCGCGACGGCCCGGCGCGCCCACTCCGTGCTGGCCTTCGGGCCGTCCGGGCTCGCCGACGACGTGGACCGGGTCGTGGCCCACTACGAGAGGCCGATCGCCGCCGTGCTCACCGGGTCCCCGGAGGACCGGCGGCTCACCGACCTGGGCTGGGTGCCCGAGAGCACGGAGTCCGACACGCTCTTCCAGGTCGCCGGGGTGGCCCAGGTCGCGCGGGCGCTGCGCGGCCGGTCAGCCCCCGGGACGACGTACGACGAGCACGACGACTGGGTGCGCGTGCGGGTCGGCGAGCACGCCACCGGCTACGCCGGCTTCCACGACGACTGGGTCGGGCTCGGCGGCCTGGTCGTCGCTCCCACCCATCGCCGCCGGGGCCTGGGACTGGCCGTCGTCGACGCGCTCGTGGAGTGGGGCGCCGAGCGGGGGGCGACCACAGTCTTCCTGCAGGTGCTGGCCGCCAACGAGCCGGCCCTGGCGCTGTACGCCGGGCTGGGGTTCCGCACCCACCACCGCTACCGCTACCTGGTGCCGCCGGACGTCGACTGA